A DNA window from Acidobacteriota bacterium contains the following coding sequences:
- a CDS encoding zf-HC2 domain-containing protein, protein MKEVCLDIGIIQAFLDSELSHDETARVSAHIATCDSCALMLAEAEEESAFVFPVLAREMDTLVPTQRLWNKINDSIKVEKQNQPFWEKAWAFLRISLANPSMVAAASLLLVFGVVGILWINKARTDVTVATVTNRPVMKQTDAAPVVDKTSAPESTPTAVAAPESDSTAFKPERAIYRPEVRRPAVAEADRNPVSLNGYMPGEESYVKTISTLGKTVDETKDGVLRPSERIAYERDMAVVNDTIAKMRTEVMRNPKNETAKQILYSSYQNKIDLLNSVAQKEELVASLK, encoded by the coding sequence ATGAAGGAAGTTTGTTTAGACATAGGGATCATTCAGGCGTTTCTCGACAGTGAACTGTCGCACGACGAAACGGCTCGCGTCTCTGCACACATCGCGACCTGCGATAGTTGTGCCTTGATGCTCGCCGAAGCTGAAGAAGAATCCGCCTTTGTATTTCCCGTACTGGCCCGCGAAATGGACACGCTCGTCCCGACACAGCGTCTCTGGAACAAGATCAACGACTCGATCAAGGTCGAGAAGCAAAACCAGCCTTTTTGGGAAAAGGCATGGGCGTTCTTACGCATTTCGCTGGCGAATCCCTCGATGGTGGCAGCGGCGAGTTTGCTGTTGGTTTTTGGCGTGGTTGGAATTTTGTGGATCAATAAGGCTCGCACGGATGTTACGGTGGCCACAGTCACAAACCGTCCCGTGATGAAACAGACAGACGCGGCTCCGGTGGTTGATAAGACTTCCGCTCCGGAATCGACTCCGACGGCAGTTGCGGCGCCGGAATCGGACAGCACGGCATTCAAACCTGAGCGTGCGATCTATCGCCCTGAGGTTAGGCGTCCCGCAGTTGCCGAGGCCGACCGAAATCCGGTCTCGTTGAACGGCTACATGCCGGGCGAAGAGAGCTACGTGAAGACCATTTCGACGCTCGGAAAAACGGTCGATGAGACAAAGGACGGTGTTCTTCGCCCTTCCGAAAGGATTGCATACGAACGCGATATGGCGGTGGTAAATGACACCATTGCAAAGATGAGAACTGAGGTAATGCGAAATCCTAAGAACGAGACCGCCAAGCAGATCCTGTATTCGTCATACCAGAACAAGATCGACCTTCTGAATTCGGTCGCGCAGAAAGAGGAGTTGGTTGCGAGCCTTAAATAG
- a CDS encoding sigma-70 family RNA polymerase sigma factor, protein MNESTNILVDIMSETTATAAARDMIEFEEAFALHHRTVFRAARSVVQDAALAEDITQETFLRLYKHQDSITDSEMLRPWLIRVAINLAKNTVRGNVRANTRDENYVKETVETAVQSIEIDYEEYSGVNEIYRALNKIKEPLRSCLILKQQGLSYKEIAASLELNETSIGTFVARARQEFTRFYGKIGKDTI, encoded by the coding sequence ATGAACGAGAGTACGAACATTCTTGTGGACATAATGTCCGAAACAACAGCGACGGCCGCAGCTAGAGACATGATCGAGTTTGAGGAGGCATTTGCGCTCCATCACCGAACTGTCTTCCGGGCAGCACGATCCGTCGTGCAGGACGCGGCTCTCGCCGAGGACATCACCCAGGAAACTTTCCTCCGCCTCTACAAGCATCAGGATTCCATCACAGACAGTGAAATGCTCCGCCCGTGGCTCATAAGGGTCGCGATAAATCTTGCCAAGAACACTGTTCGAGGCAATGTTAGGGCGAACACGCGGGACGAAAATTACGTCAAAGAAACAGTGGAGACAGCGGTTCAGTCGATAGAGATCGACTATGAGGAATATTCCGGTGTCAACGAGATCTACAGGGCTCTGAACAAGATAAAAGAGCCGCTCAGGAGCTGCCTGATACTGAAGCAGCAAGGCCTCTCTTATAAAGAGATAGCCGCCAGCCTTGAGCTGAACGAAACGAGCATCGGCACTTTTGTCGCTCGGGCTAGGCAAGAATTTACTCGGTTTTACGGGAAGATCGGGAAGGATACGATATGA